A single region of the Plantactinospora soyae genome encodes:
- a CDS encoding ornithine carbamoyltransferase, with the protein MTGPARSPRGSVRHLISINDLTDEDLRSIVARGARFRAGTAGPERPLAGDVVGIYFRKTSTRTRTAFSSGALRLGAQIVSYGPDDLQLNTGETHEDTGAVMSRMLEVLVARTAADPGELRMLAAQDRMSVVNAMSADEHPTQALTDLTTLLGHFGRIDGLRVLYVGEGNNTATALALALTRYAGTHLEVRTPPGYGLPDEIRATASAQAARGTATLCERHDMVDLPGNFDVVYTTRWQTTGTSKPDPNWREIFAPFQVTTALWAGSPNAIFMHDLPAHRGEEVTAEVLDGPASIAFDQAENKMHSAMAVLEWCRRGPVAGS; encoded by the coding sequence GTGACCGGCCCGGCGCGGAGCCCGCGAGGGTCCGTCCGGCACCTCATCTCGATCAACGACCTGACGGACGAGGACCTGCGCTCGATCGTCGCCCGGGGAGCGCGGTTCCGGGCCGGCACCGCCGGCCCGGAGCGTCCGCTGGCCGGCGACGTGGTGGGAATCTACTTCCGGAAGACGTCGACCCGGACCCGGACCGCGTTCTCCAGCGGTGCCCTGCGGCTCGGGGCGCAGATCGTCTCGTACGGGCCGGACGACCTGCAACTCAACACCGGCGAGACGCACGAGGACACCGGCGCGGTGATGTCCCGGATGCTCGAGGTGCTGGTGGCGCGGACCGCAGCCGACCCGGGCGAGCTGCGGATGCTGGCCGCCCAGGACCGGATGTCGGTGGTGAACGCGATGAGCGCCGACGAGCACCCGACCCAGGCGCTGACGGACCTCACCACGCTGCTCGGGCACTTCGGCCGGATCGACGGGCTGCGCGTGCTGTACGTCGGCGAGGGCAACAACACCGCGACCGCGCTCGCCCTGGCCCTCACCCGGTACGCCGGAACGCACCTGGAGGTGCGTACGCCGCCCGGTTACGGGTTGCCCGACGAGATCCGGGCGACCGCCTCGGCGCAGGCGGCCCGGGGCACGGCGACGCTCTGCGAGCGGCACGACATGGTGGACCTGCCCGGGAACTTCGACGTCGTCTACACCACCCGGTGGCAGACGACCGGGACCAGCAAGCCCGATCCGAACTGGCGGGAGATCTTCGCGCCGTTCCAGGTCACCACCGCGCTCTGGGCGGGCAGTCCGAACGCGATCTTCATGCACGACCTGCCGGCGCACCGGGGCGAGGAGGTCACCGCCGAGGTGCTCGACGGCCCGGCGAGCATCGCCTTCGACCAGGCCGAGAACAAGATGCACAGCGCGATGGCGGTGCTGGAGTGGTGCCGGCGCGGTCCGGTGGCCGGTTCGTGA